One window of Leucoraja erinacea ecotype New England unplaced genomic scaffold, Leri_hhj_1 Leri_197S, whole genome shotgun sequence genomic DNA carries:
- the LOC129716262 gene encoding acetylserotonin O-methyltransferase-like, protein MECANQELEYPQKLLNYMNGFLISKTMFAACELGVFDVLQEGAGPLSSSAVAECLGTSADGMERLLSACVGLQLLEVREHQGEALYSNTDLSRVYLTKTSPKTLHHSIAYYSQTIYHCFSYVTDAIREGKSQYLRAFGVSSDEIFEAIYKSEEEMLRFMQLMNSTWNICGKDVVTAFDLSAFTNIFDLGGCSGAIAKECVSAYPHSRVTIYDLPKVLEMARKHFVPQDEKRILFHEGDFFKDPIPEADLYILARIVHDWSQDKCVELLTKVHKACKPGGGVLLIEALLNEDRRGPLTAQLYSLNMLVQTEGKERMASEYANLLELAGFTDVQVQRTGKIYDAILGRK, encoded by the exons ATGGAATGCGCCAACCAGGAACTTGAGTACCCACAGAAGCTGCTGAATTACATGAACGGGTTTCTGATATCCAAG ACAATGTTTGCTGCCTGTGAATTGGGAGTGTTTGATGTCCTTCAGGAGGGTGCTGGTCCACTCTCCTCCAGTGCTGTTGCGGAGTGCCTTGGTACCAGTGCTGACGGCATGGAAAGACTACTCTCTGCATGCGTTGGACTGCAGCTGCTCGAGGTCAGGGAGCATCAAGGTGAAG CCTTGTACAGTAATACAGATTTATCCAGAGTCTACCTGACCAAGACAAGTCCCAAGACATTGCATCATTCAATTGCATACTACTCACAAACCATCTACCATTGTTTTTCCTATGTGACTGATGCCATCAG GGAAGGGAAAAGCCAATATTTGCGGGCATTTGGTGTTTCATCTGATGAAATCTTTGAAGCTATCTACAA GTCTGAGGAGGAAATGCTGAGATTTATGCAGCTGATGAACTCGACGTGGAACATCTGTGGAAAGGACGTGGTCACAGCCTTTGATCTGTCGGCTTTTACAAACATCTTCGATCTTGgag GATGCAGTGGTGCAATAGCGAAGGAATGTGTCTCTGCATATCCACATTCACGAGTAACTATCTACGATCTCCCCAAAGTTCTGGAGATGGCAAGAAAACACTTTGTGCCCCAAGATGAAAAGCGGATTCTATTTCATGAAG GAGACTTCTTCAAAGATCCCATCCCTGAAGCGGACCTCTACATTCTGGCTAGAATAGTTCATGACTGGTCTCAGGATAAATGCGTGGAACTGCTCACCAAAGTCCACAAAGCTTGTAAACCAG GTGGCGGAGTACTCCTGATTGAAGCCTTATTGAATGAAGATCGAAGAGGCCCCCTCACCGCTCAGCTGTACTCTCTCAATATGCTAGTACAGACAGAGGGCAAGGAACGAATGGCCTCAGAGTATGCCAACCTACTGGAGCTGGCCGGATTCACGGATGTGCAAGTCCAGAGGACGGGGAAAATTTACGATGCCATTTTGGGCAGAAAATGA